One region of Syntrophobacter fumaroxidans MPOB genomic DNA includes:
- a CDS encoding AAA family ATPase: MRPLKLTLSAFGPYASEQVFDFRVLGDRSFFLIHGPTGSGKSTLLDAVCFALYGETSGGERDVRHLRSDYARASTPTRVTFDFSLGEAVYRITRSPEQERPRARGEGTVVQRPAAVLHDRTGLVDESREGALLAGQWTRVTDRMEQLLGFKSSQFRQVVMLPQGQFRKFLTADSRERQAILEVLFQTEIYRRIEEAVKEAAREIQHALEDLGKRRRLILEQAAVESERQLAEAMEGFAARLEALGGQVEALKKSEALANEAVNKGREIRRILDEAARAQAEFAALEKRKPEIEDRRVKLDRARKAAGLRGVEANLAAREKEFGDASVRVRTAEIEIEKARAARQAAEAALAGEREREGEREAARRDVVQLTAMIDQVRELEAARSDLGGMKARVERVERLRGLRAAALERCRIEMAEAGAALEETEAQAVHAERYRLEVRQAAASYRATIRLKTSEKHLALALAHRKKTEAAAGTALAVLTDARTALDGMEREWLEGQAAILAGRLADGLPCPVCGATDHPSPARHGGELPTEAAHKKARTHARELESRYEKARLESERANLEVAALQSAAANLRAEAGEVPAEGFRDLKTRLRDAWARFRTAVAARAQVTDRAVALKAVEERTAGNEKRLRRLENGLRAAVRRMDGQAAVMAEREGKVPDRLRDLKALERAISTAQKRLRSLLDAQEAARARQEAAAARAAACEETLRNAVEALESAKERAGSCREELRLRLAEEGFSSVEDYRAAKLDRKDVDRMEREIADFHGRHRAARERLDRAVAAAQGLETPVLEELERKAREASEALRSAIARHGALRAQSDQLARWNADLHKLAGEMEAAQNRYGIVGRISEVANGKNAPGLTFQRFVLAALLDDVLDAASRRLRRMSRGRFDLQRSRERGDQRAAAGLDLAVYDTYTGTTRPVNTLSGGESFLSSLAMALGLADVVRAYAGGIRLETIFVDEGFGSLDQESLDLAFQTLVDLQEGNRLVGIISHVPELRERVDARLEVIPGIRGSDARFVL; encoded by the coding sequence ATGCGCCCGCTCAAGCTCACCCTGAGCGCCTTCGGGCCCTATGCCTCAGAGCAGGTTTTCGATTTCCGCGTGCTGGGAGACCGTTCCTTCTTCCTGATCCACGGACCGACCGGATCCGGGAAATCCACCCTTTTGGATGCCGTCTGTTTTGCGCTCTACGGGGAAACGTCGGGCGGGGAACGGGACGTCCGTCATCTCAGGAGCGACTATGCGAGGGCGTCCACCCCGACCCGGGTGACCTTCGACTTCTCGCTGGGCGAGGCCGTCTACCGCATCACCCGCAGCCCCGAGCAGGAGAGGCCCAGGGCGCGAGGCGAGGGAACCGTCGTGCAGCGCCCGGCCGCCGTTTTGCACGACCGCACCGGGCTTGTCGACGAGTCGCGGGAAGGGGCGCTGCTGGCGGGCCAGTGGACCCGGGTCACCGATCGGATGGAGCAACTTCTGGGGTTCAAGAGCAGCCAGTTCCGGCAGGTCGTGATGCTCCCCCAGGGGCAGTTCCGCAAGTTCCTGACCGCGGATTCCCGCGAACGCCAGGCGATCCTTGAAGTCCTGTTTCAGACCGAAATATACCGGCGCATCGAGGAAGCCGTGAAGGAGGCGGCCAGGGAAATCCAGCACGCCCTGGAAGACCTCGGCAAGAGACGACGGCTGATCCTCGAACAGGCCGCCGTCGAATCCGAACGGCAGCTGGCGGAAGCAATGGAGGGGTTTGCCGCGCGGCTCGAAGCGCTCGGCGGGCAGGTCGAGGCGCTCAAGAAAAGCGAAGCCCTGGCAAACGAAGCGGTGAACAAGGGCCGCGAAATTCGGCGCATCCTCGACGAAGCCGCGCGGGCACAGGCCGAATTCGCGGCGCTGGAAAAACGGAAACCCGAAATAGAGGATCGCCGGGTGAAGCTCGATCGGGCGAGAAAAGCCGCCGGGCTGCGCGGCGTCGAAGCCAACCTGGCGGCGCGGGAAAAGGAATTCGGGGACGCTTCCGTCCGGGTCCGAACGGCCGAGATCGAGATCGAGAAGGCCCGGGCAGCCAGGCAGGCGGCGGAAGCGGCGCTGGCCGGAGAGCGGGAGCGCGAAGGCGAACGCGAGGCGGCTCGGCGCGACGTGGTGCAACTCACCGCCATGATCGACCAGGTCAGGGAACTGGAAGCCGCCCGATCGGACCTGGGCGGAATGAAGGCCAGGGTCGAAAGGGTCGAGAGGCTTCGGGGGCTCAGAGCGGCGGCCCTCGAACGCTGCCGGATCGAGATGGCCGAGGCCGGGGCCGCGCTGGAGGAGACCGAGGCGCAGGCCGTGCACGCCGAGCGTTATCGCCTCGAGGTGCGCCAGGCCGCCGCGTCCTACCGGGCGACCATCCGCTTGAAGACCTCCGAAAAGCACTTGGCCCTGGCGCTCGCCCACCGAAAAAAGACCGAGGCGGCGGCGGGCACGGCACTCGCCGTCCTGACCGACGCCAGAACGGCGCTGGACGGCATGGAAAGGGAATGGTTGGAGGGGCAGGCGGCGATTCTGGCCGGACGACTCGCGGACGGCCTCCCGTGCCCGGTGTGCGGCGCGACCGATCATCCTTCGCCGGCCCGCCACGGGGGTGAACTGCCCACCGAAGCCGCTCACAAGAAGGCGAGAACCCACGCCAGGGAGCTTGAATCGAGATACGAAAAGGCCCGGTTGGAATCGGAACGCGCCAACCTGGAGGTCGCTGCGCTGCAGAGTGCTGCCGCGAACCTCCGGGCCGAAGCCGGGGAGGTTCCCGCGGAGGGATTCCGGGACCTGAAAACCCGGTTGAGGGACGCGTGGGCGAGGTTCAGGACCGCCGTGGCCGCCCGGGCGCAGGTGACGGACCGGGCCGTGGCGCTGAAGGCCGTCGAGGAACGGACGGCAGGGAACGAAAAGCGGTTGCGCCGGCTTGAAAACGGACTGCGCGCGGCGGTGCGGCGAATGGACGGCCAGGCGGCCGTCATGGCCGAGCGGGAGGGAAAGGTGCCCGATCGGCTGCGGGACCTGAAGGCGCTTGAGCGCGCGATTTCGACGGCTCAGAAGCGGCTGCGGTCACTGCTTGACGCACAGGAAGCGGCGAGAGCGCGTCAGGAAGCCGCGGCGGCGCGGGCCGCCGCCTGCGAAGAAACGCTCCGGAACGCGGTCGAGGCCCTCGAATCCGCAAAAGAGCGGGCCGGAAGCTGCCGGGAGGAGCTCCGTCTGCGGCTTGCGGAGGAGGGATTTTCAAGCGTTGAGGACTACCGGGCGGCGAAGCTGGACCGCAAGGACGTCGACCGCATGGAGCGTGAGATTGCGGATTTTCACGGGCGTCACCGGGCGGCCCGGGAGCGGCTCGATCGCGCCGTGGCTGCGGCGCAGGGGCTGGAAACCCCGGTTCTGGAGGAACTGGAACGGAAGGCGCGCGAAGCCTCGGAGGCGCTCCGTTCGGCGATCGCGCGGCACGGGGCGCTCCGCGCCCAGTCCGATCAACTCGCCCGATGGAACGCGGACCTTCACAAGCTGGCCGGGGAGATGGAAGCGGCGCAGAACCGCTACGGCATCGTCGGCCGGATCTCCGAGGTGGCCAACGGCAAGAACGCGCCGGGGCTGACGTTCCAGCGCTTCGTGCTGGCCGCCCTGCTCGACGACGTGCTCGATGCGGCCTCCCGCCGCCTGCGCCGGATGAGCCGGGGGCGCTTCGATCTGCAGCGCTCCCGCGAGAGAGGCGACCAGCGGGCCGCCGCCGGCCTGGACCTGGCGGTCTACGACACCTACACGGGAACCACCCGGCCGGTGAACACGCTCTCCGGCGGCGAAAGCTTCCTCTCCTCCCTCGCCATGGCCCTGGGCCTGGCCGACGTCGTCCGGGCCTACGCCGGGGGAATCCGGCTGGAAACCATCTTCGTGGACGAGGGCTTCGGCAGCCTCGACCAGGAATCCCTGGACCTCGCCTTTCAGACGCTCGTCGATCTTCAGGAGGGCAACCGGCTGGTGGGAATCATTTCGCACGTGCCGGAACTCCGGGAACGCGTCGACGCGCGGCTGGAAGTCATCCCGGGCATCAGGGGCAGCGATGCGCGGTTCGTTCTCTGA
- a CDS encoding helix-turn-helix transcriptional regulator, with protein MKARFTQTRHRNLEETKRISRILELTRMILVNPRRYLRRDLSSRFEVSERMIQKDLEIIRHGLRLLLAHSPEGYYFEETPSLPPVRYSFSEALALLLAVQAARRLAGISSSDLAAAIARLESLFPAEFAPHLRAAAGAPGMRTGREHRQEMLRLLNLALIEGRKVRIVYETASRGGERNERVVCPYHLLSYVRSWHLIARCELREAVLVFKVDRISEAELLEHRYSIPRDFSVDDYLGMSWGMMRGGAQAPVDVALRFTPEAGRWVSEEHWHKSQRVEVEPDGHVLFRLHLPVTPEFVNWVLYYGSRVEVVTPESLREIVAEEHQRAAGLYGQS; from the coding sequence ATGAAGGCTCGATTTACGCAAACGCGTCACCGGAATCTCGAAGAGACAAAGCGCATCTCGAGGATCCTCGAGTTGACCCGGATGATCCTGGTCAATCCCCGCCGCTACCTCCGCCGCGACCTGTCATCGCGGTTCGAGGTCAGTGAGCGGATGATACAGAAAGACCTGGAAATCATCCGCCACGGGCTCAGGCTGCTCCTGGCGCATTCGCCCGAAGGGTACTACTTCGAGGAGACCCCCTCCTTGCCGCCCGTGAGGTACAGCTTTTCCGAGGCCCTGGCCCTCCTGCTGGCGGTTCAGGCCGCTCGGCGGCTCGCCGGAATCAGTTCCTCGGATCTTGCGGCGGCCATCGCCCGGCTGGAATCGCTGTTCCCGGCGGAATTCGCCCCTCATTTGCGGGCCGCGGCCGGAGCCCCGGGCATGAGAACCGGGCGCGAACACCGCCAGGAGATGTTGAGGCTCCTGAACCTGGCTCTCATCGAAGGGAGGAAAGTGCGCATCGTCTACGAGACGGCGTCCCGCGGGGGTGAGCGAAACGAGCGCGTGGTGTGCCCTTATCACCTTCTGTCCTATGTGCGTTCGTGGCACCTCATCGCCCGGTGTGAGCTGCGGGAGGCCGTCCTGGTCTTCAAGGTGGACCGGATATCCGAGGCGGAGCTGCTGGAACACCGCTACTCGATCCCGCGCGATTTCAGCGTGGACGACTACCTGGGCATGTCCTGGGGGATGATGCGCGGAGGCGCGCAGGCCCCCGTGGATGTGGCGTTGCGTTTCACCCCGGAGGCGGGGCGCTGGGTCAGCGAAGAGCATTGGCACAAGAGCCAGCGCGTGGAAGTCGAACCGGACGGGCACGTTTTGTTCCGGCTTCACCTGCCGGTCACTCCGGAGTTTGTGAATTGGGTGCTGTACTACGGAAGCCGGGTGGAGGTGGTCACGCCCGAGTCTCTCCGCGAGATCGTCGCGGAAGAACACCAAAGGGCCGCCGGGCTTTACGGACAATCGTGA
- a CDS encoding CRISPR-associated helicase/endonuclease Cas3 — protein MTEEDVFRFWGKTSGNVVHPAVCHMLDTGIVACELLMVQPHGFISKLADEFGITTDALPQLAAFLAALHDIGKISPGFQAKRPDLSAPLKLEGYVFSRADEDRHTLSTLETLPDLLIDCLQCEDSLAIALSRALAAHHGVFTGQEAQKVGAGKWIKARRAALEFLSRLFWDKSLTGLGFPSTPALVILAGLVSVSDWLSSAEENFPYLTCPRPDLREYVADRTQKARELVSRLRFDVSSPAATEFHQLFDFTSPNPSQTVTLQTVNELHHPMLVVIESPMGSGKTEAAQAVYAHLSCEAGLRGMYYALPTQATGNAMLPRTARFLTRLGLETGTELHLLHTNADLNQDYERLRISSLNAEPGDVSASSWFTARKRGLLAAHGVGTLDQALLAALKVRHFFVRLFGLAGKLLVLDEVHAYDAYMVEEIYRLIGWLAHCHTSVVLLSATLPKARRKKLIQAFRPEVEVPDDIRYPCVTGVDISGAFAAHPIEGLKPDTIYVEPVIAESTDKPARILSLLLEKLADGGCAACIMNTVGEAQDLHELLRHHFPADEVLLFHSRFTLERKLRIEHDILSRYASDGKRPHRGIVIATQVIEQSLDVDFDLMITDLAPIDLLLQRAGRLHRHERARPQLLRPRNLWVLMPEFRSRLPDFGGSEYVYTPDILLKTALLFSAEEDLSHLEVSIPTGVSALIECVYGDDFPPEVPEHLLGPMRGWEAKRLGDETSQTFFAACSALIEAKACLRDPDYLGQISMDNDDDCAIVTRLTRPNVMLVVVENGRCLTVADKAEERKLFSSTVATDNTAIVKHFLAKEPPGEWADSPLLRHCRPLFVSGGKSVERPDLSYDDEFGLRFAR, from the coding sequence ATGACGGAAGAAGACGTTTTTCGGTTCTGGGGCAAGACCTCGGGCAATGTCGTGCACCCAGCCGTCTGTCACATGCTGGATACGGGAATCGTCGCGTGCGAATTGCTCATGGTCCAGCCTCATGGATTCATATCCAAGCTGGCCGATGAATTCGGGATCACAACGGATGCATTGCCTCAACTTGCGGCATTTCTGGCGGCGTTGCACGACATAGGAAAGATCAGCCCGGGATTTCAGGCTAAGCGGCCGGATCTCAGCGCACCCTTGAAGCTTGAGGGCTACGTGTTTTCCCGAGCTGATGAGGACAGGCACACCTTGTCCACCCTGGAGACCCTGCCTGACCTTCTGATCGACTGTCTGCAGTGCGAAGACAGCCTGGCAATCGCGCTATCGCGGGCTCTTGCCGCACACCATGGAGTCTTTACGGGACAAGAGGCTCAAAAGGTCGGTGCGGGCAAGTGGATTAAGGCGAGGCGGGCTGCGCTCGAATTTCTCTCCCGCCTGTTCTGGGACAAGAGCTTGACTGGTCTGGGCTTTCCTTCCACCCCCGCACTCGTTATTCTCGCAGGTCTTGTGAGCGTTTCCGACTGGCTTTCATCCGCGGAGGAGAATTTTCCTTACCTGACCTGCCCACGGCCCGACCTCCGGGAGTATGTGGCCGATCGCACACAAAAAGCAAGAGAGCTTGTAAGCAGGCTTCGTTTTGACGTCTCTTCTCCCGCAGCAACGGAATTTCACCAGCTTTTCGATTTCACGAGCCCCAATCCCAGCCAGACCGTAACACTCCAGACGGTGAACGAATTGCACCACCCGATGCTCGTCGTGATTGAGAGCCCCATGGGAAGCGGCAAGACCGAAGCCGCACAAGCAGTCTATGCTCACCTCTCGTGTGAAGCCGGGCTGCGCGGCATGTACTACGCCTTGCCTACTCAAGCCACCGGAAACGCCATGCTGCCCCGCACGGCAAGATTCTTGACGAGGCTTGGTCTTGAGACCGGAACCGAGCTTCATCTGCTCCATACCAACGCCGATCTGAATCAGGACTACGAGAGGCTGCGCATCTCCAGCCTCAATGCGGAACCTGGGGACGTATCCGCCTCCTCCTGGTTCACAGCCCGAAAACGGGGACTGCTTGCGGCCCACGGAGTCGGAACTCTGGACCAGGCGCTTCTTGCGGCCCTCAAGGTGAGGCACTTTTTCGTACGGCTTTTCGGCCTTGCCGGCAAGCTCCTTGTCCTCGACGAGGTACACGCCTACGATGCATACATGGTCGAGGAGATCTACCGACTCATTGGCTGGCTGGCCCACTGCCACACTTCTGTCGTGCTCCTGTCGGCGACTCTTCCCAAGGCGCGGCGCAAGAAGCTGATTCAAGCCTTTCGACCGGAGGTCGAAGTTCCGGACGACATCCGTTATCCATGCGTAACGGGCGTCGACATTTCGGGTGCATTCGCGGCGCATCCCATCGAGGGGCTGAAGCCGGACACAATCTATGTGGAACCGGTGATTGCCGAGTCCACGGACAAACCTGCCCGCATCCTGTCACTGCTCCTGGAAAAGCTCGCTGACGGTGGCTGTGCCGCTTGCATCATGAACACGGTGGGAGAGGCGCAAGATCTGCATGAATTGCTGCGGCACCACTTCCCCGCCGATGAAGTGCTTCTCTTCCACTCGAGGTTTACGTTGGAAAGAAAGCTCCGGATCGAGCACGACATCCTGTCGCGCTACGCGAGTGACGGAAAAAGGCCGCATCGCGGGATCGTCATAGCCACTCAGGTTATCGAACAGAGCCTCGATGTGGATTTCGACCTGATGATCACCGACCTTGCCCCCATCGACCTTTTGCTCCAGCGTGCCGGCCGCCTCCACCGCCACGAGCGTGCACGACCTCAGCTTCTCCGCCCGAGGAATTTATGGGTGCTCATGCCCGAGTTTCGGTCTCGTCTCCCTGATTTCGGCGGCAGCGAATATGTCTATACACCGGATATTCTTCTAAAAACAGCACTCCTCTTTTCTGCCGAGGAGGACTTGAGCCATCTTGAGGTATCAATCCCCACCGGCGTAAGTGCGCTGATCGAATGCGTCTACGGAGATGATTTCCCGCCCGAGGTACCGGAACATCTTCTGGGTCCCATGCGCGGATGGGAGGCAAAGCGCCTCGGGGATGAGACCTCGCAGACGTTCTTTGCCGCCTGCAGCGCGCTCATAGAGGCGAAGGCATGTCTTCGGGACCCGGACTACCTGGGACAAATATCGATGGACAATGACGACGACTGTGCGATCGTCACCCGTCTGACCAGACCCAATGTCATGCTTGTGGTCGTCGAAAACGGACGATGTCTCACGGTCGCTGACAAAGCTGAGGAACGCAAGCTCTTCTCATCGACTGTCGCAACGGATAACACGGCAATCGTAAAGCATTTTCTGGCCAAGGAACCACCCGGGGAGTGGGCGGACTCGCCATTGCTTCGCCACTGCCGGCCGCTTTTCGTTTCAGGCGGGAAGTCCGTGGAGAGACCCGATCTCAGCTATGACGACGAATTCGGTTTGCGCTTTGCCCGTTAG
- the casA gene encoding type I-E CRISPR-associated protein Cse1/CasA, with product MSAFSFNLIDRPWISCVELSGRRRTLGLHEVLSRAHELRGIELQSPLAETALFRVLLAAVHRIVEGPKGTGEWRALYQATKLPGGRIDAYFEKWSHRFDLFSKEEPFYQTPGLAIRDAKGAEAPAVIAGIMLERASGNNKTIFDHSMDEDRGCLSPEEAVLALIAAQMYSLRGLNKKTTNLFGYQESFSDSVMVGGIFAALQGQSLFESLLLNLLLYTDNLPIHSSRDDCPVWERHDHGETGVRTPRGYLDYLTCKCRHILLVPEPGLDGPCIRHVHIAQGEAFQDVDNPGFIKRKNKEGKWLPVQMQPARLVWRDSISLFSFDTGKREGDRRPDAFRLVGDIALRRIVALPSKYRCCTYGLANDQANPLAWRKETLNIPTALLSDPDLVACLREAMDLSEKAHTILRNAIRTYMDKYLPRNSRDVTEKLNATGASRLFWDRLESHFNAFLLEIENQDKALVAWERNIERAALEAFEACLKQRYADSAKKFRAWTEAHGQLVARLATLSKTLSRKGG from the coding sequence ATGAGTGCTTTTTCGTTCAACCTGATCGACCGGCCGTGGATCTCCTGTGTGGAGCTGTCCGGCCGAAGGCGGACCCTGGGGCTCCACGAAGTGCTTTCCCGGGCTCATGAGCTTCGCGGAATCGAACTGCAGAGCCCGCTGGCTGAAACAGCCCTTTTTCGCGTGCTGCTCGCCGCGGTGCATCGCATCGTTGAAGGCCCGAAGGGCACCGGCGAATGGAGGGCACTCTACCAGGCAACAAAACTGCCTGGTGGGCGTATCGATGCGTATTTTGAAAAATGGAGTCACCGCTTCGATCTATTCTCCAAAGAGGAGCCGTTTTACCAGACGCCGGGGCTTGCGATCCGGGATGCCAAGGGAGCTGAGGCTCCCGCGGTTATAGCCGGCATCATGCTCGAACGCGCAAGCGGCAACAACAAAACCATCTTCGACCACAGCATGGACGAAGACCGTGGATGTCTTTCGCCCGAAGAGGCCGTGTTGGCTCTAATAGCCGCCCAGATGTACTCTCTGAGGGGTCTTAATAAGAAGACGACCAACCTCTTTGGCTACCAGGAGAGTTTCTCTGACTCAGTGATGGTGGGTGGAATATTTGCTGCCCTTCAGGGACAGAGTCTCTTTGAATCACTGTTGTTAAACCTTCTTCTCTACACTGACAATTTGCCCATCCACTCGAGCCGCGATGACTGTCCTGTGTGGGAACGACACGATCACGGCGAAACGGGCGTTCGAACACCCCGTGGATACCTGGATTATCTCACCTGCAAATGCCGCCACATTCTTCTTGTCCCTGAACCAGGCCTCGACGGACCTTGCATAAGGCACGTGCATATCGCACAGGGTGAAGCATTCCAGGACGTTGACAACCCAGGTTTCATAAAGCGCAAGAATAAGGAGGGCAAATGGCTCCCCGTCCAGATGCAACCGGCTCGTTTGGTCTGGAGAGACAGTATCTCGCTCTTTTCGTTCGACACGGGGAAACGAGAGGGGGATCGTCGGCCGGACGCATTTCGCTTGGTCGGCGACATTGCGTTACGCCGCATTGTCGCTTTGCCTTCAAAATACAGGTGTTGCACGTATGGCCTCGCAAACGACCAGGCAAACCCGCTCGCATGGCGCAAGGAAACACTGAATATCCCGACCGCCCTGCTCTCGGATCCTGACCTTGTGGCCTGCCTTCGTGAAGCAATGGATCTGTCGGAAAAAGCACATACGATCTTAAGAAACGCAATCAGGACTTATATGGACAAATATTTGCCCAGGAACTCCAGGGACGTTACAGAGAAATTGAATGCCACGGGCGCTTCTCGGCTCTTCTGGGACCGGCTCGAGAGCCATTTCAACGCTTTTCTTTTGGAAATCGAGAACCAGGACAAAGCGCTTGTCGCGTGGGAGCGCAACATAGAAAGAGCTGCTTTGGAGGCCTTTGAAGCGTGTCTGAAGCAGCGGTACGCGGACTCGGCCAAGAAATTTCGCGCTTGGACCGAAGCACACGGTCAATTGGTCGCAAGGTTGGCCACACTGTCAAAGACTCTCTCAAGGAAAGGAGGTTAA
- the casB gene encoding type I-E CRISPR-associated protein Cse2/CasB, with protein sequence MKSGENPFVAYLERLRDENDRAALAKLRRGLGKKMGTPEMYPFVVPFMPDDRRVREHYFLVASLFASHPDPAPIERSMGGVFKAILGKTESDSIEKRFVQLLSADIEDVGKYLRHAISLARSKGVAVNYHRLLSDLRYWEHRDRFVQLQWARDFWGFQK encoded by the coding sequence GTGAAAAGCGGAGAAAATCCTTTTGTCGCCTATCTTGAACGGCTGCGCGACGAAAATGACAGAGCTGCTCTGGCAAAGCTTCGCCGAGGGCTCGGCAAGAAGATGGGAACTCCGGAGATGTACCCCTTCGTCGTGCCGTTCATGCCTGACGACCGAAGGGTGCGGGAGCACTACTTCCTCGTGGCATCCCTGTTCGCATCCCATCCTGACCCGGCCCCGATCGAGCGAAGTATGGGCGGCGTTTTCAAGGCCATACTGGGAAAAACGGAGAGCGACAGCATCGAAAAGCGATTCGTTCAATTGCTGTCCGCGGACATCGAGGATGTGGGCAAATACCTTCGCCATGCGATTTCCCTTGCCCGGAGCAAGGGAGTGGCCGTCAATTACCACCGTTTGCTGAGCGACCTCAGGTACTGGGAGCATAGGGACAGGTTCGTCCAACTTCAGTGGGCAAGAGATTTCTGGGGTTTCCAGAAGTAG
- the cas7e gene encoding type I-E CRISPR-associated protein Cas7/Cse4/CasC — MFVDIHIIQNFAPSNLNRDDTNSPKDCEFGGYRRARISSQCIKRVVRSHRSFSQAVVHAGGDTGVRTKRIKSRLMDLFAKKYGKPEIVETEKVAETVIELLGLKLKDEEKTEYLLYLGENEAAQLARLAVDSWDALLAIEPEQDKKKKKGTGQESLKEFQEELKGIVGKRRKEARSYAADIALFGRMIADNKNMNVDAACQVAHAVSTNKVEMEMDYFTAVDDLLPGEETGSDMIGVVEFNSSCFYRYSNVNVSKLAENLGFNNDLTTAALLGYVEASVKSVPTGKQNSMAAQNPAGYARVIVRRDGFPWSLANAFQKPVRPSLDKSLEEASIDALERYFERLKAVYGTEGIVCDASFNLHRDDGGSLRKMLDALKACVAGEGS, encoded by the coding sequence ATGTTTGTCGATATTCACATCATTCAAAATTTTGCACCCTCCAATCTGAACCGTGACGACACAAACTCTCCCAAGGATTGCGAATTCGGCGGCTATCGCCGCGCCCGCATTTCCAGCCAGTGCATCAAGCGAGTGGTGCGAAGCCACCGTTCGTTTTCGCAAGCTGTCGTCCATGCCGGAGGAGATACCGGCGTCAGGACCAAGCGGATCAAATCCAGGCTCATGGATCTGTTTGCCAAAAAATACGGAAAGCCCGAGATAGTGGAGACAGAAAAGGTTGCAGAGACAGTGATTGAGCTTCTCGGGCTAAAGCTGAAAGATGAAGAAAAGACCGAATATCTCCTCTACCTGGGAGAGAACGAGGCTGCGCAACTTGCCCGGCTTGCCGTAGATTCGTGGGATGCCCTCCTTGCCATAGAGCCCGAGCAGGACAAGAAGAAGAAAAAGGGCACCGGCCAGGAGTCTCTCAAAGAGTTTCAGGAAGAACTGAAAGGCATCGTGGGAAAAAGGAGGAAGGAAGCTCGGAGCTATGCCGCCGACATTGCTCTCTTTGGCCGAATGATCGCCGACAACAAGAACATGAATGTCGATGCCGCATGTCAGGTGGCACACGCGGTCTCCACGAACAAAGTTGAAATGGAAATGGACTACTTCACGGCGGTGGACGACCTTTTGCCTGGAGAGGAGACGGGATCGGACATGATCGGGGTTGTCGAGTTCAACAGCTCCTGTTTCTATCGGTACTCGAACGTCAACGTGTCGAAGCTCGCGGAAAACCTCGGCTTCAATAACGACCTTACAACAGCCGCTCTTCTCGGATATGTGGAAGCCTCCGTCAAATCGGTGCCGACCGGAAAGCAGAACAGCATGGCCGCACAAAACCCAGCCGGGTATGCGCGGGTTATCGTGCGACGGGACGGGTTCCCGTGGTCCCTTGCCAATGCGTTCCAAAAGCCGGTTCGACCATCGCTGGATAAGTCTCTTGAGGAGGCTTCCATTGACGCGCTGGAAAGATATTTCGAGCGACTCAAGGCTGTTTATGGCACCGAGGGAATTGTTTGTGACGCTTCGTTCAACCTGCACCGTGACGACGGCGGAAGCCTCCGGAAAATGCTTGATGCGCTCAAGGCTTGCGTTGCCGGGGAGGGCTCATGA
- the cas6e gene encoding type I-E CRISPR-associated protein Cas6/Cse3/CasE: MYLSLLSLDRLHRGTMRLLSDIYLLHKGIMSGFTRCGDGLRVLFRVEPENDDRIVRIMVQSDGSPSWELFTERHPCVIDMRTKVFSPALRAGHSYRFRLRANPAVKRNGKRYGLIRDETLEEWLRRKEPALGLQFRSVLALDEGYVTGHKEGSGHPQRINIKTARFEGILTVSEPHLVQNALCCGIGPAKAFGCGLLSLARV, from the coding sequence ATGTACCTATCGCTTCTGAGCCTGGACCGGCTTCACCGGGGCACAATGCGACTTCTGTCGGATATCTACCTGCTTCACAAGGGAATCATGTCGGGCTTCACACGATGCGGAGATGGGCTCCGGGTTCTGTTCAGGGTAGAGCCGGAGAACGACGACCGGATCGTCAGAATCATGGTGCAAAGCGATGGCTCCCCGAGTTGGGAGCTTTTCACCGAACGCCACCCATGCGTCATCGACATGCGCACGAAAGTATTCTCCCCTGCCCTTCGTGCAGGGCACTCGTACCGTTTCCGCCTGCGGGCCAATCCTGCCGTCAAGCGTAATGGAAAGCGCTACGGTCTAATCCGGGACGAAACGCTGGAAGAGTGGCTTCGAAGGAAAGAGCCGGCACTCGGCCTGCAATTTCGCTCAGTCCTTGCCCTTGATGAAGGTTACGTGACGGGGCACAAGGAAGGGAGCGGCCACCCTCAGCGTATCAACATCAAGACCGCACGTTTCGAAGGCATTCTCACCGTGTCGGAGCCACATCTGGTGCAAAACGCTCTCTGCTGTGGCATAGGCCCTGCCAAGGCCTTCGGTTGCGGACTTCTTTCTCTTGCGAGAGTGTGA